A genome region from Euphorbia lathyris chromosome 4, ddEupLath1.1, whole genome shotgun sequence includes the following:
- the LOC136227382 gene encoding actin-related protein 7: MEAAVIDAGSKLLKAGTAIPDQAPPIIIPTQMKRMLEDGSSADSTLFEDVNVDPVAHGFIRDWDAIEDLLQYVLYTGLEWEEGNEGQILFTDPLCTPKSVKEQLVQLMFETFNVSGFYASEQAVLSLYAVGRISGCTVDIGHGKIDIAPVIEGAVQHIASRRYEIGGIDLTKLLIQELHKSNPSVNLSLSDAEIIKEKYSRCAEDEVAYEKLQKSSEIEEHTLPDGQVIKIGRERFNVGEALFQPSILGLEAHGIVEQLVRSISTVSSENHRQLLENTVLCGGITSMPGFEDRFQKEAGLCSSAIRPSLVKPPEYMPAELTQYSAWVGGAILAKVVFPQNQHVTKGDYDEAGPSVVHRKCF, from the exons ATGGAGGCTGCGGTAATAGACGCTGGGTCCAAGCTCCTCAAAGCCGGCACCGCTATTCCAGATCAGGCTCCCCCAATT ATTATTCCTACACAAATGAAACGCATGCTTGAAGATGGTTCGTCAGCTGATAGTACATTATTTGAGGATGTCAACGTTGATCCAGTTGCTCATGGTTTTATAAGAGATTGGGATGCTATTGAAGATTTGCTGCAGTATGTTCTTTACACTGGCCTTGAATGGGAAGAGGGCAATGAGGGACAAATCTTGTTTACTGATCCACTTTGTACCCCTAAG TCTGTCAAGGAACAATTGGTGCAGTTAATGTTCGAAACATTTAACGTCTCAGGGTTTTATGCATCCGAGCAAGCTGTTTTGTCTCTTTATGCAGTTGGGCGCATATCTGGATGCACAGTTGATATTGGTCATGGGAAGATCG ATATTGCACCAGTTATTGAAGGTGCTGTTCAGCATATAGCTTCAAGAAGATATGAAATTGGTGGTATTGATTTGACTAAGTTACTAATCCAAGAACTGCACAAATCTAATCCTTCAGTAAATCTTAGTCTCTCTGATGCTGagattataaaagaaaaatactcACGCTGTGCTGAAGATGAGGTTGCTTATGAGAAGCTGCAAAAGTCAAGTGAGATAGAAGAGCATACTCTTCCTGATGGACAG GTGATAAAAATTGGAAGAGAAAGATTTAATGTTGGCGAGGCTTTATTCCAACCATCTATATTGGGTTTAGAGGCACATGGAATTGTTGAGCAGCTTGTTCGCAGCATTTCAACAGTTTCTTCTGAGAACCACCGGCAGCTGCTGGAAAATACTGTGCTTTGTGGTGGCATTACTTCTATGCCTG GTTTTGAAGATAGGTTTCAGAAAGAAGCTGGCCTATGCTCATCAGCTATTCGTCCTTCGCTTGTAAAG CCTCCAGAATACATGCCAGCTGAATTGACACAGTATTCAGCATGGGTGGGAGGAGCTATTCTTGCTAAAGTTGTGTTCCCTCAGAATCAACATGTTACCAAGGGAGACTACGATGAAGCTGGACCATCTGTAGTGCACCGGAAATGTTTTTGA